From the genome of Streptomyces sp. V1I1, one region includes:
- a CDS encoding right-handed parallel beta-helix repeat-containing protein, whose protein sequence is MAQGTVQVTHTGTSRWRRRTGEYPSLAAALEAAGDGDILTVAPGTYRENLVVQRAVTLRGSEGAVGSVRIAPADGVPLTVRASAIVQDLHVEGQDAAAPALLVEDGTPELIDLRIVTRSAAGLEVRGAARPTVRRCTVDNPAGVGIGVLDGAGGVFEECEVVSAGRSGVSVGGGAHPRLERCRVHHASGAGLTVTGEGSGLDAIGCEVYEIKGTGVQIASRASAHLTDSTVHRTSADGITLDTDAVLTLSDCDIHDIPENAIDLRSRSVLTLTRSTVRRFGRNGLSVWDPGTRVDANQCEIHDSTGDYPAVWVSDGATVVLDSCRVHDVPDAIFVLDRGSRADVVDSDLSQVRNTAVSVSDGATAQLDDCRIREASTGAWFRDHGSGGTLNGCTIDAAQTGVIVTKGADPVIERCTVTSPAEAGFYVSAEGRGTFRGCRVTGSGGYGFHVMDGCRTTLSRCRTERCARGGYELAEDDGSAVEDCTSDESGVRPGAEQTTAVLTATQSPGLLSTIPDQRAPEAAPAEPVRTSGAVLGELDALVGLDSVKREVRTLTNMIEVGRRRQEAGLKAASARRHLVFTGSPGTGKTTVARLYGEILASLGVLERGHLVEVSRVDLVGEHIGSTAIRTQEAFDRARGGVLFIDEAYALSPEDSGRDFGKEAIDTLVKLMEDHRDAVVVIVAGYTAEMERFLSVNPGVASRFSRTITFSDYVPEELLRIVEQQAEEHEYRLGTGTGEALLKYFTALPKGPAFGNGRTARQTFESMVERHAGRVAELAEASTDDLTLLYPEDLPELP, encoded by the coding sequence ATGGCACAGGGCACGGTCCAGGTGACGCACACCGGCACATCGCGGTGGCGGCGCCGCACGGGCGAGTACCCCTCACTCGCCGCAGCCCTGGAGGCCGCAGGGGACGGTGACATCCTCACCGTCGCGCCGGGGACGTACCGCGAGAATCTCGTCGTCCAGCGGGCGGTCACCCTGCGCGGCTCCGAGGGCGCGGTCGGCTCGGTGCGCATCGCGCCCGCCGACGGAGTGCCGCTCACCGTGCGCGCTTCGGCCATCGTCCAGGACCTCCATGTGGAGGGGCAGGACGCGGCAGCGCCCGCGCTGCTGGTCGAGGACGGCACTCCCGAGCTGATCGATCTGCGAATCGTCACCCGTTCCGCTGCCGGTCTCGAGGTGCGCGGCGCGGCCCGCCCCACCGTCCGCCGCTGCACCGTCGACAACCCGGCGGGCGTCGGCATCGGCGTACTGGACGGCGCCGGCGGGGTGTTCGAGGAGTGCGAGGTGGTCTCGGCCGGCCGGTCCGGCGTCTCCGTGGGCGGCGGCGCGCATCCGAGGCTGGAGCGCTGCCGGGTGCATCACGCGTCGGGCGCGGGCCTGACCGTCACCGGCGAGGGCAGTGGCCTCGATGCGATCGGCTGCGAGGTGTACGAGATCAAGGGCACCGGCGTCCAGATCGCCTCCCGCGCGAGCGCCCATCTCACCGACTCCACCGTGCACCGCACTTCGGCCGACGGCATAACCCTCGACACGGACGCCGTACTCACGCTCTCCGACTGCGACATCCACGACATCCCGGAGAACGCGATCGATCTGCGCTCCCGGTCCGTGCTCACGCTCACGCGGTCGACGGTCCGCCGCTTCGGGCGCAACGGCCTGTCCGTCTGGGACCCGGGCACGCGAGTGGACGCCAATCAGTGCGAGATCCATGACAGTACGGGCGACTATCCGGCTGTCTGGGTCAGCGACGGCGCGACCGTCGTGCTCGACTCCTGCCGCGTGCACGACGTCCCGGACGCGATCTTCGTACTCGACCGCGGTTCACGCGCCGATGTCGTCGACAGTGATCTCTCCCAGGTCCGCAACACCGCGGTGTCGGTGAGCGACGGCGCGACCGCGCAGCTCGACGACTGCCGGATCAGGGAGGCGTCCACCGGCGCCTGGTTCCGCGACCACGGCAGCGGCGGCACGCTCAACGGCTGCACCATCGACGCCGCGCAGACCGGCGTGATCGTCACCAAGGGCGCCGATCCGGTGATCGAACGCTGCACGGTCACCTCGCCCGCCGAAGCCGGTTTCTATGTGTCGGCGGAGGGCCGTGGCACCTTCCGCGGCTGCCGGGTCACGGGCAGCGGGGGCTACGGCTTCCATGTGATGGACGGCTGCCGTACAACGCTGAGCCGCTGCCGCACCGAGCGCTGTGCGCGCGGCGGTTACGAGCTGGCGGAGGACGACGGCTCGGCCGTCGAGGACTGCACCAGCGACGAAAGCGGCGTACGGCCGGGGGCCGAGCAGACGACGGCCGTGCTGACCGCGACCCAGTCGCCGGGGCTGCTCAGCACGATCCCCGACCAGCGCGCCCCCGAGGCCGCGCCGGCCGAGCCCGTACGCACATCGGGCGCGGTCCTCGGCGAACTGGACGCGCTGGTCGGCCTGGACAGCGTCAAGCGCGAGGTCCGCACACTCACCAACATGATCGAGGTCGGCAGGCGCCGTCAGGAGGCGGGGCTGAAGGCCGCCTCCGCCCGCCGCCACCTGGTTTTCACCGGCTCCCCCGGCACCGGCAAGACGACCGTGGCACGGCTGTACGGCGAGATCCTGGCCTCGCTCGGGGTGCTGGAGCGCGGCCATCTCGTCGAGGTCTCCCGGGTGGACCTGGTCGGCGAGCACATCGGCTCCACCGCGATCCGCACCCAGGAGGCGTTCGACCGGGCGCGCGGCGGAGTGCTCTTCATCGACGAGGCGTACGCCCTGTCTCCCGAGGACTCCGGGCGGGACTTCGGCAAGGAGGCCATCGACACGCTGGTGAAGCTGATGGAGGACCACCGCGACGCCGTCGTGGTGATCGTCGCCGGGTACACCGCGGAGATGGAGCGGTTTCTGTCCGTCAACCCCGGTGTGGCGTCCCGTTTTTCACGGACCATCACCTTCAGCGACTATGTGCCCGAGGAACTGCTGCGGATCGTGGAGCAGCAGGCCGAGGAGCATGAGTACCGGCTGGGCACGGGCACCGGCGAGGCGCTGCTGAAGTACTTCACCGCACTGCCCAAGGGGCCCGCCTTCGGCAACGGCCGCACCGCCCGCCAGACCTTCGAGTCGATGGTGGAGCGGCACGCGGGCCGGGTCGCCGAGCTCGCCGAGGCGAGCACCGACGACTTGACCCTGCTCTACCCGGAGGATCTGCCCGAACTGCCTTGA
- a CDS encoding MOSC domain-containing protein, whose protein sequence is MRNPTIRSIHVHPVKSVAGYALGETAVEPWGLAGDRRWTLIDPSAKVVTQRQQPRLALARAESMPDGGIRLTAPGHEPLTVAVPEPVGTVAVQLFGDKVETVPVEGPADDWFSDYLGAKVRLVHLDDPATRRPIDPQYALPGETVHLGDGYPLLVTTLASLDALNSLIAQGDHADEGPLPMTRFRPNVVVDGAAPWAEDDWQRIALGEVTFRVARPCGRCVITTTDQRTAERGKEPLRTLARHRRVGDKVVFGQYLVPERTGVIRAGDTVSVLA, encoded by the coding sequence ATGCGCAACCCAACCATCCGCTCCATCCATGTCCACCCGGTCAAATCGGTGGCGGGGTACGCACTCGGCGAGACGGCTGTAGAGCCGTGGGGACTCGCCGGGGACCGTCGGTGGACGCTGATCGACCCCTCGGCCAAGGTGGTCACCCAACGCCAGCAGCCACGGCTGGCGTTGGCCCGTGCCGAGTCGATGCCGGACGGCGGGATCCGGCTGACCGCGCCCGGGCACGAGCCGCTGACCGTCGCCGTTCCCGAGCCAGTCGGGACTGTCGCGGTGCAACTTTTCGGGGACAAGGTCGAGACGGTGCCTGTCGAGGGGCCCGCGGACGACTGGTTCAGCGACTATCTGGGCGCCAAGGTGCGGCTCGTCCATCTCGACGACCCGGCCACTCGGCGCCCCATTGACCCTCAGTACGCGCTCCCCGGCGAGACGGTCCATCTCGGCGACGGGTATCCGCTGCTCGTCACCACCCTCGCCTCACTCGACGCTCTCAACTCCCTCATCGCACAGGGTGATCACGCCGACGAGGGGCCGCTGCCCATGACCCGGTTCCGGCCGAATGTCGTCGTCGACGGCGCGGCGCCCTGGGCCGAGGACGACTGGCAGCGGATCGCGCTGGGCGAAGTCACCTTCCGGGTGGCCAGGCCCTGCGGCCGCTGCGTCATCACCACCACCGACCAGCGCACTGCCGAGCGTGGCAAGGAGCCGCTGCGGACCCTCGCCCGGCACCGCCGCGTCGGGGACAAGGTGGTCTTCGGGCAGTACCTGGTGCCGGAGCGGACCGGCGTCATCCGGGCCGGCGACACTGTCAGCGTCCTCGCATAG
- a CDS encoding DUF6643 family protein: MTSPRATYGGGYYSAPSFPDTPIYDSLVAERGTPQIAPIRVPAAYDTGNSYLPALPAALPALPAGPSQSSPSYGSYGYPQQMQQPMPLQHAPAPYIPQQTSVPRGYPGPQPQAQQQRPVPTGYEAMRPAAARPAPTPAPYDDPYNRPYQGRGY, from the coding sequence ATGACCTCCCCCCGCGCCACCTACGGCGGCGGTTACTACTCCGCTCCGTCGTTCCCCGACACCCCCATCTACGACTCCCTGGTCGCGGAGCGGGGCACACCTCAGATCGCCCCGATCCGAGTGCCTGCTGCGTACGACACCGGCAACAGCTATCTGCCGGCGCTCCCCGCGGCCCTGCCCGCCCTCCCGGCAGGCCCCTCGCAGTCCTCTCCCTCCTACGGCTCGTACGGCTACCCGCAGCAGATGCAGCAGCCCATGCCGCTGCAGCACGCGCCCGCGCCGTACATCCCTCAGCAGACCTCCGTGCCGCGCGGGTACCCGGGCCCTCAGCCCCAGGCCCAGCAGCAGCGTCCGGTGCCCACCGGTTACGAGGCGATGCGCCCTGCGGCCGCGCGTCCCGCGCCCACGCCCGCCCCCTACGACGACCCGTACAACCGTCCGTACCAGGGCCGGGGGTACTGA
- a CDS encoding TerD family protein, with protein sequence MGASMSMLKGANTPVPAQHVRVELGWRTGPGAPDVDASALLLASGKVRSDADFVFYNQPSHASGAVRHEGKQSAPDNVTDLLSVDLARVEPAIEKIVLAASADGGSFGQVPGLYIKVLDAASGAEIARYDSQDATVETAFVLGELYRRQGAWKFRAVGQGYSTGLEGLATDFGISVDEPQQAAPAAAATAPATPVAPAPVKPVSPPPAPAPSAPVRLSKVTLTKETPSVSLTKQGGTSGAMRVNLSWQVRKQFQGWGAKLGRAVAMHADLDLDLCALYELADGRKGVVQALGNAFGSLQQPPYIHLDGDDRTGGTSGENLTINLDHKDRLRRVVIFVTIYQGARSFADLDATVTLQPQHGAAIDFSLGECTVPSTVCALALITNTGSDLVVQREARFLVPERGVSPQRSIDYAYGWGMNWTPGRK encoded by the coding sequence ATGGGGGCGAGCATGTCCATGCTAAAAGGAGCCAATACTCCGGTGCCGGCGCAACACGTTCGCGTCGAATTGGGATGGCGTACAGGTCCCGGTGCACCGGATGTCGACGCCTCGGCGCTCCTCCTCGCATCGGGAAAGGTCCGCTCCGACGCGGACTTCGTCTTCTACAACCAGCCGTCGCACGCCTCGGGAGCCGTACGCCACGAGGGGAAGCAGAGCGCGCCGGACAATGTGACGGATCTGCTGTCGGTCGACCTCGCGCGCGTGGAGCCCGCGATCGAGAAGATCGTGCTGGCCGCCTCGGCCGACGGCGGCAGCTTCGGGCAGGTGCCCGGCCTGTACATCAAGGTGCTTGACGCGGCGTCCGGCGCCGAGATCGCGCGGTACGACAGCCAGGACGCGACGGTCGAGACGGCCTTTGTGCTCGGCGAGCTGTACCGGCGGCAGGGTGCGTGGAAGTTCCGCGCGGTGGGGCAGGGCTACAGCACCGGACTCGAGGGCCTGGCGACGGACTTCGGCATCTCGGTCGACGAGCCCCAGCAGGCGGCCCCGGCTGCCGCTGCGACGGCTCCTGCCACGCCCGTCGCGCCCGCCCCCGTGAAGCCAGTGTCTCCGCCGCCGGCGCCTGCTCCTTCCGCTCCCGTACGTCTGAGCAAGGTGACGCTGACGAAGGAGACCCCGTCCGTCTCCCTGACCAAGCAGGGCGGCACCTCCGGCGCGATGCGCGTCAACCTCAGCTGGCAGGTGCGCAAGCAGTTCCAGGGCTGGGGCGCCAAACTCGGCCGCGCCGTCGCCATGCACGCGGACCTCGACCTCGACCTGTGCGCGCTCTACGAACTCGCCGACGGCCGCAAGGGAGTCGTCCAGGCCCTCGGCAACGCCTTCGGCTCGCTCCAGCAGCCCCCGTACATCCATCTCGACGGCGACGACCGCACGGGCGGGACCTCCGGCGAGAACCTCACCATCAATCTGGACCACAAGGACCGGCTCCGCCGCGTCGTCATCTTCGTGACCATCTACCAAGGTGCGCGCAGCTTCGCCGATCTGGACGCGACGGTCACCCTCCAGCCGCAGCACGGCGCCGCCATCGACTTCTCGCTCGGCGAGTGCACCGTACCGTCGACCGTCTGCGCGCTCGCACTGATCACCAACACCGGCTCGGATCTCGTCGTCCAGCGCGAGGCCCGCTTCCTGGTCCCGGAGCGCGGTGTGAGCCCGCAGCGGTCGATCGACTACGCGTACGGCTGGGGCATGAACTGGACGCCCGGCAGGAAGTGA
- a CDS encoding glycosyltransferase, translating to MSVVAWIAVGSLAAWGWLLLGQGFFWRTDQRLPRREAHGHWPDVAVVVPARDEAEVLPLSLPSLLAQAYPGRAEIVLVDDGSTDGTGELARSLSERHGGLPLRVVSPGEPEPGWTGKLWALRHGIALARADSPEYLLLTDADIAHEPDSLRELVAAARTNGLDLVSQMARLRVASEWERLIVPAFVYFFSQLYPFRWVNRPGSRTAAAAGGCVLLRTEAAERAGVPESIRQAVIDDVSLARAVQRSGGRIWLGLADGVDSVRPYPRLADLWRMVSRSAYAQLLHSPVLLAGTVVGLALVYLAPPVTLCAGVWGHNAAAGWAGGLAWAVMTGTYLPMMRYYRQPLLLAPLLPFTALLYLLMTVDSAVQHHRGRGAAWKGRTYARPEAAPDR from the coding sequence ATGAGCGTCGTTGCCTGGATCGCCGTGGGATCACTGGCCGCATGGGGGTGGCTGCTGCTCGGGCAGGGCTTCTTCTGGCGTACGGACCAGCGACTGCCCCGGCGTGAGGCCCACGGCCACTGGCCGGATGTCGCCGTTGTCGTGCCCGCGAGGGACGAGGCCGAGGTGCTGCCGCTCAGCCTGCCTTCCCTGCTGGCGCAGGCCTATCCCGGCCGGGCGGAGATCGTGCTGGTCGACGACGGCAGTACGGACGGCACTGGGGAACTGGCCCGCTCCCTCTCCGAGCGCCATGGCGGGCTGCCGCTGCGTGTGGTCTCCCCCGGCGAGCCGGAGCCCGGCTGGACGGGGAAGCTCTGGGCGCTCCGGCACGGCATCGCCCTGGCCCGGGCCGACAGTCCCGAATACCTGCTCCTCACCGATGCCGATATCGCGCACGAACCGGACAGTCTGCGCGAGTTGGTGGCCGCGGCCCGCACGAACGGGCTGGACCTCGTCTCCCAGATGGCGCGGCTGCGCGTCGCGAGCGAGTGGGAGCGGCTGATCGTGCCCGCCTTCGTCTACTTCTTCTCGCAGCTCTACCCCTTCCGATGGGTCAACCGCCCGGGGTCGCGGACGGCGGCCGCGGCGGGCGGCTGCGTCCTGTTGCGCACGGAGGCGGCCGAGCGGGCGGGCGTTCCGGAGTCGATCCGGCAGGCGGTGATCGACGATGTGTCGCTGGCACGGGCCGTGCAGCGCTCAGGCGGCCGGATCTGGCTGGGGCTGGCGGACGGGGTCGACAGCGTGCGGCCGTATCCGCGGCTGGCGGACCTGTGGCGGATGGTGTCGCGCAGCGCGTACGCCCAACTGCTGCACAGTCCCGTGCTGCTGGCCGGGACCGTGGTGGGGCTCGCGCTGGTGTACCTCGCGCCGCCCGTCACGCTGTGCGCCGGCGTATGGGGGCACAATGCGGCGGCCGGCTGGGCCGGGGGGCTCGCGTGGGCGGTGATGACGGGGACGTATCTCCCGATGATGCGCTACTACCGGCAGCCGCTGCTGCTCGCGCCTCTGCTGCCCTTCACCGCCCTGCTGTATCTGCTGATGACCGTCGATTCGGCGGTACAGCACCACCGCGGGCGCGGCGCGGCCTGGAAGGGGCGTACGTACGCCCGTCCCGAGGCCGCGCCGGACCGGTGA
- a CDS encoding glutamate racemase codes for MKIALMDSGIGLLAAAAAVRRLRPDADLVLSSDPDGMPWGPRTPDDVTRRALAAARAAALHRPDALIVACNTASVHALPTLRAELEPGIPVIGTVPAIKPASAGGGPVAIWATPATTGSPYQRGLIRDFADSVAVTEVPCPGLADAVQWADESAIDAAVAAAAALTPSDVRAIVLGCTHYELVADRIRSAVGHPVALHGSAGAVAAQALRRIGEQPAPDAAPSNRLTVLLSGRESTLPEQALGYLEGGLLEAVSPAH; via the coding sequence GTGAAGATCGCGCTCATGGACTCCGGAATCGGCCTGCTTGCAGCGGCCGCCGCGGTACGCAGGCTGCGGCCGGACGCGGATCTCGTCCTCTCCTCCGACCCCGACGGCATGCCTTGGGGCCCGCGTACGCCCGACGATGTCACCCGGCGTGCACTCGCCGCGGCCCGGGCGGCCGCCCTGCACCGCCCCGACGCGCTGATCGTTGCCTGCAACACCGCGTCGGTGCACGCCCTGCCCACTCTGCGCGCCGAGCTGGAGCCCGGGATCCCGGTGATCGGCACGGTCCCCGCGATCAAGCCGGCCTCGGCCGGCGGCGGCCCCGTCGCGATATGGGCCACGCCCGCCACCACGGGCAGCCCGTACCAGCGTGGTCTCATCCGGGATTTCGCCGACTCGGTCGCCGTCACCGAGGTGCCCTGCCCTGGGCTCGCGGACGCCGTGCAGTGGGCTGACGAGAGTGCCATCGACGCGGCGGTGGCAGCCGCGGCCGCCCTCACACCCAGTGATGTAAGGGCCATCGTCCTGGGCTGCACCCATTACGAGCTGGTCGCCGACCGGATCCGTTCCGCTGTCGGACACCCCGTGGCTCTGCACGGCTCGGCCGGGGCGGTCGCCGCGCAGGCACTACGCCGTATCGGCGAGCAGCCGGCCCCCGACGCCGCTCCGAGCAACCGGCTCACGGTGCTGCTCAGCGGCCGCGAGTCCACCCTCCCCGAGCAGGCGCTCGGCTACCTGGAAGGCGGCCTGCTGGAGGCAGTGAGCCCCGCGCACTGA
- a CDS encoding O-antigen ligase, producing the protein MAAPDSRSAARERGGASDVAGVVVLSGCAVWSLISAAGREARPEGVLLAVFAVAAGYACGRICGTLLPVAAASAAALAALGLAIASRQGVPGANVGAATQPGHTGAAAALLVLAAGAACCAASAARPPVLRLGLRVLALAVACTALALGSMVGFAAALGVLLCSLAAVRMRRRTVAIAGMALAAGLVVATSWGVAEDALPDGLTVSLEGQLTQNRVALWRDAIALAQEDPIRGVGPDRFGKLSSTAQQSLGSDGKPHSASLQQAAEQGVVGVALLGAAFGWMLYGLLRSPRSTPVVLSAGAALTALAVLASVGNALSFAPVTAGAGLLAGLATARVAAEGAVGAGTRVARQTEADSHAV; encoded by the coding sequence ATGGCTGCACCGGACAGCCGGTCCGCGGCGCGGGAGCGCGGCGGCGCGAGCGATGTCGCCGGCGTCGTCGTCCTGAGCGGGTGCGCCGTCTGGTCGCTGATCAGCGCGGCGGGACGAGAGGCCCGGCCCGAGGGTGTGCTGCTCGCCGTGTTCGCCGTCGCCGCGGGGTACGCCTGCGGCCGCATCTGCGGCACGCTCCTGCCCGTTGCCGCCGCGTCGGCCGCGGCACTCGCGGCCCTGGGCCTGGCAATCGCCTCGCGGCAGGGAGTGCCCGGCGCGAACGTCGGAGCGGCCACCCAACCCGGGCATACGGGCGCGGCCGCCGCGCTGCTGGTCCTCGCCGCGGGCGCGGCCTGCTGCGCCGCCTCCGCGGCCCGTCCGCCCGTGCTGCGCCTTGGGCTGCGGGTGCTCGCTCTCGCCGTCGCCTGCACCGCGCTCGCACTCGGATCCATGGTCGGGTTCGCTGCCGCGCTCGGCGTACTGCTCTGCTCGCTCGCGGCCGTTCGGATGCGCCGGCGGACGGTGGCGATCGCAGGTATGGCCCTCGCCGCCGGCCTGGTCGTCGCCACGTCCTGGGGCGTGGCCGAAGACGCCCTGCCGGACGGGCTGACCGTCTCGCTGGAGGGCCAGCTGACCCAGAACCGGGTGGCGTTGTGGCGGGACGCGATCGCGCTCGCCCAGGAGGATCCGATACGGGGCGTGGGCCCCGACCGCTTCGGCAAGCTGAGCAGCACGGCTCAGCAGTCGCTGGGCTCCGACGGCAAACCGCACTCCGCCTCGCTGCAGCAGGCGGCCGAGCAGGGTGTGGTGGGGGTGGCGCTGCTGGGGGCGGCGTTCGGCTGGATGCTGTACGGCTTACTGCGCTCGCCCCGGTCCACGCCGGTGGTACTGAGCGCGGGCGCCGCGCTCACGGCGCTGGCAGTCCTGGCGAGCGTCGGCAATGCGCTGAGCTTCGCCCCGGTGACGGCGGGCGCTGGGCTCCTCGCGGGCCTGGCGACGGCGCGCGTGGCGGCCGAGGGCGCGGTGGGGGCGGGTACTCGGGTGGCGCGCCAGACGGAGGCGGACAGTCACGCGGTATAG